A single Ignavibacteriales bacterium DNA region contains:
- the rfaD gene encoding ADP-glyceromanno-heptose 6-epimerase, whose amino-acid sequence MIIVTGGAGFIGSAIVWRLNQLGINQIIIVDALGLDEKWKNLVNLDYMDFCNKAAFLDAVEKDSFSYKIDAIIHMGANSSTTEKDADHLMYNNYEYTKKLAVYSIKNNIRFIYASSAATYGDGALGFKDDDQLCTKLRPLNMYGYSKNLFDIRALHKGMFDKIAGIKFFNVYGPNEYHKADMRSVVHKAYEQVRDHGFVRLFKSRNPQYHDGEQMRDFVYIKDAVEMTLFFLNHPHVNGLYNVGSGKARTWKDLVTALFHAVGKPVNIEYIDMPDYLAAKYQYFTEADLTKIKKAGYSGPFTSLEDGVTDYVKNYLIKDAYLGG is encoded by the coding sequence ATGATTATTGTAACAGGCGGCGCGGGTTTCATCGGAAGTGCTATTGTATGGCGTCTTAATCAGCTTGGCATTAACCAGATTATTATTGTTGATGCACTCGGTCTTGATGAAAAGTGGAAGAACTTAGTCAATCTGGACTATATGGATTTCTGCAACAAGGCTGCATTCCTTGATGCTGTTGAAAAGGACAGCTTCAGCTATAAGATTGATGCCATCATCCACATGGGGGCTAACTCCTCCACCACCGAGAAAGATGCTGACCATCTGATGTACAATAATTATGAGTACACCAAGAAACTGGCTGTTTACAGTATCAAGAATAACATCCGCTTCATCTATGCATCATCTGCAGCAACGTATGGTGACGGCGCTCTCGGCTTTAAGGATGATGATCAGCTCTGTACAAAACTTCGCCCGCTTAATATGTACGGCTATTCAAAAAACCTGTTTGATATACGCGCCCTGCATAAAGGTATGTTCGATAAAATTGCCGGCATCAAGTTCTTTAATGTCTACGGCCCCAATGAATATCACAAAGCCGATATGAGAAGCGTGGTGCACAAAGCTTACGAACAGGTGCGCGACCACGGATTTGTGCGGCTCTTTAAGTCACGCAATCCGCAGTATCATGACGGCGAGCAGATGAGGGATTTTGTATATATAAAGGATGCGGTTGAGATGACCCTTTTCTTCCTGAATCATCCTCATGTAAACGGGCTTTATAATGTCGGTTCAGGAAAGGCGCGCACCTGGAAAGACCTGGTAACAGCCCTGTTTCACGCGGTTGGAAAGCCGGTCAATATCGAATATATTGATATGCCCGACTATCTGGCTGCCAAGTACCAGTATTTTACCGAGGCAGACCTCACAAAAATAAAAAAAGCCGGTTACTCCGGTCCGTTTACTTCACTGGAAGACGGTGTAACCGACTATGTTAAAAATTATCTGATAAAGGACGCTTATCTGGGCGGATAG